From the Serratia nematodiphila DZ0503SBS1 genome, one window contains:
- a CDS encoding FadR/GntR family transcriptional regulator, which translates to MPLNAQQQAAQRNLSYLLAEKLGQQILAGDYQAGSILPGEMELGEQFGVSRTAVREAVKMLAAKGMLLPRPRIGTRVMPQSQWNFLDQDLLTWWMTRENFDQVMQHFLILRTSLEPQACALAANHASPQQTKLLAGLMAEMRALHTQFDRERWIQVDTQFHQLIYEASGNPFLTSFANLFSSVYQSYFRAITGNEVIKLRHHQAIVDAILAGDSAGALVACQVLLKEKD; encoded by the coding sequence ATGCCGTTAAATGCACAACAACAGGCCGCCCAACGCAATCTTTCTTATCTGCTTGCAGAAAAACTCGGCCAACAAATTCTGGCAGGCGATTATCAGGCCGGCAGCATCCTGCCTGGTGAAATGGAACTGGGCGAGCAATTCGGCGTCAGCCGCACCGCGGTGCGCGAAGCGGTAAAGATGTTAGCCGCCAAAGGCATGTTGTTGCCGCGCCCGCGCATTGGCACCCGCGTGATGCCGCAAAGCCAATGGAATTTCCTCGATCAAGATTTACTGACCTGGTGGATGACGCGGGAAAACTTCGATCAGGTGATGCAACACTTCCTTATCTTGCGCACCTCGCTGGAGCCGCAGGCCTGCGCGTTGGCGGCAAACCACGCCAGCCCGCAGCAAACCAAGTTGCTGGCGGGGCTGATGGCGGAAATGCGCGCGCTGCATACCCAGTTTGATCGCGAGCGTTGGATCCAGGTCGATACCCAATTCCACCAGCTTATCTACGAGGCCAGCGGCAACCCGTTCCTGACCTCGTTCGCCAACCTGTTCAGTTCGGTGTACCAAAGCTACTTCCGCGCCATCACCGGCAATGAAGTGATCAAGCTGCGCCATCATCAGGCTATCGTCGATGCGATACTCGCCGGAGACAGCGCCGGCGCGCTTGTCGCCTGCCAGGTGCTGCTGAAAGAGAAAGACTAG